The following is a genomic window from Bacteroidia bacterium.
AAAAACTAATTGCCCTGCTGAGAGAACAGGTAGCCGCCGCCGTGAGCGAAACAGAAACTATCGTAGGTACCCGGTTTGGAAGTAAAGAAAACCCCCTTCTTCTCTCCGTCAGATCAGGCGCAAGAGTGTCGATGCCAGGTATGATGGATACCGTACTGAACCTCGGACTGAATGCCGAAGTGGTGGAAGGGCTTGCGAAGAAGATGAACAATGAAAGAGCGGCATGGGACTCTTACCGCCGGTTTATCCAAATGTACGGAGACGTGGTCATGGGCCTGAAACCACAGAACAAAGAAGATGAAGATCCTTTTGAAGTAATTATAACTGATCTGAAATCAGAAAAGGGCGTTACGCTTGATACGGAACTTACCGTTTCTGACCTGAAAGAATTATCCTCTCGTTTTCTTAATGCTATACAAAGCCACACCGGCCAGGAATTCCCTACCGATCCATGGGATCAGCTTTGGGGCGCCATTACGGCCGTTTTTGACAGTTGGATGAACCAACGTGCGATTACTTACCGCAAGCTCAACGGATTTTCCGAAGCCTGGGGCACAGCAGTCAATGTTCAGGCAATGGTTTTTGGAAATACCGGTAATGATTCTGCAACCGGTGTGGCATTTACCCGCGACCCTGCAACCGGCGAAAATCGTTTTGTCGGCGAATACCTCATCAATGCACAGGGCGAAGACGTTGTGGCGGGTACACGTACCCCGCAGCAAATCACCCTGGAAGGGTCTGTACGCTGGGCAAAACTCGCCCATGTCAGCGAAGCCGAAAGAGCTGCCAACTATCCATCACTGGAAGAAGTGATGCCCGACGTATTCCACGAACTCGACGAAATTCGCCTCCGGCTCGAAGAACACTACCTCGAAATGCAGGATATTGAGTTTACCATTCAACAGGGAAAACTCTGGCTCCTTCAAACCCGTACCGGCAAACGCACAGGCGCGGCAATGGTGAAAATCGCCATGGATATGCTCCGCGAAGGTTTTATAGACGAAAAAACAGCCATTCTGAGAATAGAACCCGCCAAAATTGACGAACTCCTCCACCCGATATTTGACCCGGAAGCACTGGCAACCGCTACTGTTATCGCCAGAGGCCTTCCCGCCTCTCCGGGCGCAGCTACAGGGCAGATTGTCTTCTTTGCTGAAGATGTCGAAGAATGGGCTGAAAGAGGGGAGTCGGTCATTCTGGTCAGAATAGAAACCTCTCCCGAAGATATCAAAGGCATGAACCTCGCCAAAGGCATTCTCACCACTCACGGTGGTATGACTTCTCACGCAGCGGTAGTTGCCCGCGGTATGGGCAAATGCTGTGTCTCCGGCGCAGGCGAATTGCACATTAGTTATAAAGACCGCACGCTCACGATCGGCAATCAGGTACTCAAGGAAGGCGACTGGATTTCCATCAATGGTACCGCGGGTCATGTCTATAACGGCCAAATCCGCACCAAAAAACCCGAACTCAGCGGAGATCTGGGTACGCTGATTACTATCGCCGAAAAATATTCCCGCATGGGTGTATGGGCCAATGCCGATACCCCACACGACGCACAGGTTGCCCGCAGTTTT
Proteins encoded in this region:
- a CDS encoding PEP/pyruvate-binding domain-containing protein, whose protein sequence is MEKLKYVYTFGDKHAEGNARMKELLGGKGANLAEMNLIGIPVPPGFTITTEACNDYYSIGKEKLIALLREQVAAAVSETETIVGTRFGSKENPLLLSVRSGARVSMPGMMDTVLNLGLNAEVVEGLAKKMNNERAAWDSYRRFIQMYGDVVMGLKPQNKEDEDPFEVIITDLKSEKGVTLDTELTVSDLKELSSRFLNAIQSHTGQEFPTDPWDQLWGAITAVFDSWMNQRAITYRKLNGFSEAWGTAVNVQAMVFGNTGNDSATGVAFTRDPATGENRFVGEYLINAQGEDVVAGTRTPQQITLEGSVRWAKLAHVSEAERAANYPSLEEVMPDVFHELDEIRLRLEEHYLEMQDIEFTIQQGKLWLLQTRTGKRTGAAMVKIAMDMLREGFIDEKTAILRIEPAKIDELLHPIFDPEALATATVIARGLPASPGAATGQIVFFAEDVEEWAERGESVILVRIETSPEDIKGMNLAKGILTTHGGMTSHAAVVARGMGKCCVSGAGELHISYKDRTLTIGNQVLKEGDWISINGTAGHVYNGQIRTKKPELSGDLGTLITIAEKYSRMGVWANADTPHDAQVARSF